A genomic region of Deltaproteobacteria bacterium contains the following coding sequences:
- a CDS encoding VWA domain-containing protein, producing MRTAVYRKVALWCAVGAACALAACGTDANDIDISDVDLSSFQVSISVDGQGAPGAVRAGVTAIDENGDAVKLREDEIRIFESKDRKEWVEVEFTTQRRESAQIPISAAVAMDYSGSMSQEQQNDAEDAVVAFSEYLMTGDRMAIIKFANRVKIMQEFTDDKGVIEDAVKSNDLDGFQLGTAVWDAAKKGVDLAEDERAPKCVVVTSDGEDNMSDTKASELIDDAVKAGVPIFSLGFSENPDSDGLKYLYKVSEETGGLFWTFQNTGQMEGMYKSIADAFDDALVATWPSSFDGGTVYVKVEVDADAGEKSATSAYGF from the coding sequence ATGAGGACGGCGGTTTACCGGAAGGTCGCGCTGTGGTGCGCGGTCGGTGCGGCGTGCGCGCTCGCCGCGTGCGGGACCGATGCGAACGACATCGACATCAGCGACGTCGATCTCAGCTCGTTTCAGGTTTCGATCAGCGTGGATGGCCAGGGCGCGCCCGGCGCGGTGCGCGCGGGCGTTACGGCGATCGATGAAAACGGCGACGCGGTGAAGCTGCGGGAAGACGAGATCCGCATCTTCGAGTCGAAGGACCGCAAGGAGTGGGTCGAGGTCGAATTCACCACGCAGCGTCGCGAGAGCGCTCAGATCCCGATCTCGGCGGCGGTCGCGATGGACTACTCGGGCAGCATGAGCCAGGAGCAGCAAAACGACGCCGAGGACGCGGTGGTGGCGTTTTCGGAATACCTGATGACGGGCGACCGCATGGCGATCATCAAGTTCGCCAATCGGGTGAAGATCATGCAGGAATTCACCGACGACAAGGGCGTGATCGAGGACGCGGTGAAGAGCAACGACCTCGACGGTTTCCAACTCGGTACCGCGGTTTGGGACGCGGCGAAAAAAGGCGTCGACCTCGCCGAGGACGAGCGCGCGCCCAAGTGCGTCGTCGTCACCTCCGATGGCGAGGACAACATGAGCGACACCAAGGCGAGCGAACTCATCGACGACGCGGTGAAGGCCGGCGTGCCGATCTTCTCGCTCGGCTTTTCCGAAAACCCCGACAGTGACGGCTTGAAATATCTGTACAAGGTTTCCGAGGAAACCGGCGGCTTGTTCTGGACCTTCCAGAACACCGGCCAGATGGAAGGCATGTACAAGTCCATCGCCGACGCATTCGACGACGCGCTCGTCGCCACCTGGCCGTCGTCGTTCGATGGCGGCACCGTGTACGTCAAGGTCGAGGTGGACGCCGACGCGGGCGAGAAATCCGCGACCTCGGCCTACGGTTTCTAA
- a CDS encoding histidine phosphatase family protein yields MTEAPQETTLYLVRHGQTEANLREIICGRCESPLTPLGREQAAALGTELAPFHFDAAFTSTLSRAIDTAKAITDHHDGLVATQLPELCEQDYGDWEGEDYREVMRQNRDAFMKFRTDTMNAKAPDGETVAVFVDRVRRAIWDVMLPAHPGGSVLCVAHGGTLRMALCLLLDMDVSDHFYRFDVHNASLSVVKVGPVFGPRLVAMGLRPNGHWKW; encoded by the coding sequence ATGACCGAAGCCCCCCAGGAAACCACGCTCTACCTCGTGCGTCATGGCCAGACCGAGGCGAATTTGCGCGAGATCATCTGCGGGCGCTGCGAGAGCCCGCTCACGCCGCTTGGCCGCGAGCAGGCCGCTGCGCTCGGCACCGAACTCGCCCCGTTTCATTTCGACGCCGCCTTCACCAGTACGCTCTCGCGCGCGATCGACACCGCGAAGGCCATCACGGATCACCATGACGGCCTCGTCGCGACGCAGCTTCCCGAATTGTGCGAACAGGACTACGGCGACTGGGAGGGCGAGGATTATCGCGAGGTGATGCGCCAGAACCGCGACGCCTTCATGAAGTTCCGCACCGACACGATGAACGCCAAGGCCCCCGATGGCGAGACCGTCGCCGTGTTCGTCGACCGCGTGCGCCGCGCGATTTGGGATGTCATGCTCCCCGCGCACCCGGGCGGCAGCGTGCTGTGCGTCGCGCACGGCGGCACACTGCGCATGGCGCTGTGCCTGCTGCTCGACATGGACGTGTCCGACCACTTCTATCGCTTCGACGTGCACAACGCGTCGCTCTCCGTCGTCAAGGTCGGCCCGGTTTTCGGACCGCGACTCGTCGCGATGGGGTTGCGGCCCAACGGGCACTGGAAGTGGTGA
- a CDS encoding type II toxin-antitoxin system HicB family antitoxin, with protein MRLRVILEPSDEGGFTVHVPALPGCVSEGDTEDDAMANIREAIELYLEDVPAEHSLTGKSVLVREIAV; from the coding sequence ATGCGTCTGCGAGTGATCCTGGAACCATCTGACGAAGGCGGATTCACCGTGCACGTGCCCGCACTTCCGGGGTGCGTGAGCGAGGGCGATACGGAAGACGACGCGATGGCCAATATCCGTGAGGCGATCGAATTGTATCTTGAGGATGTGCCGGCAGAACATTCGCTGACCGGAAAGTCCGTTCTCGTCCGCGAGATCGCGGTGTGA
- a CDS encoding type II toxin-antitoxin system HicA family toxin, which translates to MSKVPSLSYPVVLSALGRAGFSVVRQKGSHIRLERFTPDGVIKVTVPAHRPIKRSTLQHVIKASGLTLEEFLDLL; encoded by the coding sequence GTGAGCAAAGTTCCTTCGCTGTCGTATCCGGTGGTCCTGTCCGCGCTGGGAAGGGCGGGCTTCTCTGTGGTTCGTCAGAAGGGGAGTCACATCCGCCTGGAGAGATTCACTCCGGATGGGGTCATCAAAGTCACCGTTCCGGCGCACCGGCCAATCAAGAGATCTACTCTGCAGCACGTCATCAAGGCATCGGGGCTGACGCTGGAAGAGTTCCTCGATCTGCTCTGA
- a CDS encoding 6-phospho-beta-glucosidase: MKIGIIGGGSTYTPELIEGLIGRAGAIGLAEVVLMDNDPERLAIVGEFAKRMVTHAAAPFRVVLTAKRAEALDGASFVLTQFRVGHQQARHQDELLGLRHSLIGQETTGIGGMAKALRTLPVIFDICDEMDRLAPGAWLLNFTNPSGLVTEGILNHTPVKRAIGLCNVPIDMKMTVAKFFGVDESEIDMEFVGLNHLGWIRRVAIKGEDITARVLEFLASDQGPANIPDVDYKPELIRALGAVPLYYNRYYYNTERVLAQLQAKPKTRAEEVIDIENKLLAKYADPKQVTKPPELDERGGAYYSKIAVQLIEAIANDTGDEMVVNTQNRGAIPDLPATSVVEITARIGKDGATPRHVAPLEPSVRALIQRAKAYEELTVEAAKTRSYDAALRAIFTNPLGPTADRAKPVLDDLLATNALDYR; this comes from the coding sequence GTGAAAATCGGCATCATCGGCGGCGGAAGCACCTACACACCCGAGCTCATCGAGGGCCTCATCGGTCGCGCGGGGGCGATCGGCCTCGCCGAGGTCGTGCTGATGGACAACGACCCCGAACGCCTCGCGATCGTCGGCGAATTCGCCAAACGCATGGTCACTCACGCGGCCGCTCCGTTTCGCGTCGTCCTGACGGCAAAGCGCGCCGAAGCGCTCGACGGGGCGTCGTTCGTGCTCACGCAGTTTCGCGTCGGGCACCAGCAGGCGCGGCACCAGGACGAATTGCTCGGCCTGCGCCACAGCCTGATCGGGCAGGAGACGACGGGTATCGGCGGCATGGCCAAGGCGCTGCGCACGCTTCCCGTGATCTTCGACATTTGCGATGAAATGGACCGCCTCGCGCCGGGCGCTTGGCTGCTCAACTTCACGAACCCGTCCGGCCTCGTCACCGAGGGCATCCTGAACCACACGCCGGTGAAGCGCGCGATCGGGCTTTGCAACGTGCCGATCGACATGAAGATGACCGTGGCGAAGTTCTTCGGCGTGGACGAATCCGAAATCGACATGGAGTTCGTCGGCCTCAACCACCTGGGGTGGATTCGCCGCGTGGCGATCAAGGGCGAGGACATCACCGCGCGCGTGCTCGAGTTCCTGGCGAGCGATCAGGGCCCGGCGAACATCCCCGACGTGGACTACAAGCCGGAACTCATCCGCGCGCTCGGCGCGGTGCCGCTCTATTACAACCGCTACTACTACAACACCGAGCGCGTGCTGGCGCAGCTTCAGGCGAAACCGAAGACGCGGGCCGAAGAGGTGATCGATATCGAGAACAAGTTACTCGCCAAATACGCCGATCCGAAGCAGGTAACCAAGCCGCCCGAGCTCGACGAGCGCGGCGGCGCGTACTACTCCAAGATCGCCGTGCAACTGATCGAGGCGATCGCGAACGACACCGGCGACGAGATGGTCGTCAACACGCAGAACCGCGGCGCGATCCCCGACCTTCCCGCGACGAGCGTCGTCGAGATCACGGCGCGCATCGGCAAGGACGGCGCGACGCCCCGGCATGTCGCACCGCTGGAGCCGAGCGTTCGCGCGCTCATTCAGCGGGCCAAGGCTTACGAGGAACTCACCGTCGAAGCGGCGAAGACGCGCAGCTACGACGCGGCACTGCGTGCGATCTTCACCAACCCGCTCGGCCCCACCGCCGACCGCGCCAAGCCCGTGCTCGACGATCTGCTCGCGACGAACGCACTCGATTATCGGTGA
- a CDS encoding alpha-galactosidase: MIVGRFPNLGAVGIVALLGAFVCALAACEKESDFKEPWGLPAEPQRICPTTFTSGDDGTWSLVSDSCGSGIGAARVRVGYEYDGVAYFTGSDQYPEFNETENVDGGVTWSLAGHETAPDLEVTFTHEGERGALTVAVALRASDHAARVTSVEPMRLDGANGVRLPGLAGGLHFLHNGYDSWAYTAVERLSAADGDPRREGSLAVPAANDREWWDVRKGVGWWMAAGRVPTSNLGFVMGVLSAKVLKTYFVADVPDSTDDRVAFDVVMGTPGDILLIPAGTTRDLDPLYLQLTGDMPAALDDYGRAAAVVTPPLEWAGERPRGWATWYDLFTDVTPQDVLDHVDFLSQPEYQALGYNVVQIDDGYEQSFGDWDENEKFASIGMDGLAEAIRDAGLVAGIWIAPIVVNTQSELVADHPMWFLRDEHGELLLFSDPFIGEHAILDVTHPDAAEHLRSVIRRFTDAGYTYLKLDFLFPAAYEAVRSDPSVTSLEAYALACDIMRHAAGDDVFLLASGEPLLPSAGKFHAARTSDDIVLSTFDTTSYRMSGVIARYNSARFWTEHLFSPDADNLCVRPGMSVDEAFATAVSNLLGGQNLFLGDDLRALDPEREAMVLDGDLIGLADEPGPTLPLDLFDEAMDAPSYFLPQDWVVRNSRTPAVWVRGDVMAVVNFSSASLARRVLATDLGFDTADRVRLTNLETGETIEDQNAVGVSVPGRRAMLFRFERAP, encoded by the coding sequence ATGATTGTGGGCAGATTTCCGAATTTGGGTGCGGTGGGGATCGTGGCATTGCTCGGCGCGTTCGTTTGCGCCCTTGCGGCCTGCGAGAAGGAATCGGACTTCAAGGAACCGTGGGGGTTGCCGGCCGAGCCGCAACGCATCTGCCCCACGACCTTCACTTCCGGCGATGACGGAACGTGGTCGCTCGTCAGCGATTCCTGCGGCAGCGGCATCGGCGCGGCGCGCGTGCGCGTTGGGTACGAGTACGACGGCGTGGCGTACTTCACGGGGTCCGACCAGTATCCCGAGTTCAACGAAACTGAAAACGTGGACGGCGGCGTGACATGGAGCCTCGCCGGACACGAGACCGCACCGGACCTCGAAGTGACCTTCACGCACGAGGGCGAACGCGGCGCGCTCACGGTCGCGGTCGCTCTTCGCGCTTCCGATCACGCCGCGCGCGTGACGAGCGTCGAGCCCATGCGCCTCGACGGCGCGAACGGAGTTCGCCTCCCGGGCCTCGCGGGCGGGCTGCACTTCCTGCACAACGGATACGATTCGTGGGCCTACACGGCGGTCGAGCGCCTGTCCGCGGCGGACGGCGACCCCCGACGCGAGGGATCGCTCGCGGTCCCCGCCGCCAACGACCGCGAGTGGTGGGACGTGCGCAAGGGCGTCGGCTGGTGGATGGCCGCGGGCCGGGTGCCCACGTCGAATCTCGGATTCGTCATGGGGGTTCTGTCGGCGAAGGTGCTCAAGACCTATTTCGTTGCCGATGTGCCGGATTCGACGGACGATCGCGTTGCGTTCGATGTGGTGATGGGCACGCCGGGCGACATCCTGCTGATTCCCGCGGGCACGACGCGCGACCTCGATCCGCTTTATCTTCAGCTGACGGGCGACATGCCCGCCGCGCTCGACGACTATGGCCGCGCCGCCGCCGTGGTGACGCCGCCGCTCGAATGGGCGGGCGAGCGACCACGCGGATGGGCGACGTGGTACGACCTGTTCACCGACGTCACGCCGCAGGACGTGCTCGACCACGTCGACTTCCTGTCGCAACCGGAGTATCAGGCGCTCGGTTACAACGTCGTGCAGATCGACGACGGCTACGAGCAGAGCTTCGGCGACTGGGACGAGAACGAGAAATTCGCGTCGATCGGCATGGACGGACTCGCGGAGGCGATTCGCGACGCGGGGCTCGTCGCCGGCATCTGGATCGCGCCGATCGTGGTGAATACGCAAAGCGAGCTCGTCGCCGATCACCCGATGTGGTTTTTGCGCGACGAACACGGCGAACTGCTGCTCTTCTCAGACCCCTTCATCGGCGAGCATGCGATCCTCGACGTGACGCATCCCGACGCCGCCGAGCACCTGCGTTCGGTGATCCGTCGTTTCACGGACGCGGGTTACACGTATCTCAAGCTCGATTTTCTGTTCCCCGCGGCCTACGAGGCGGTGCGCAGCGACCCGAGTGTGACGAGTCTCGAAGCGTATGCCCTCGCATGCGACATCATGCGCCACGCCGCGGGCGACGACGTGTTTCTGCTGGCGTCGGGCGAGCCTCTGCTGCCGTCGGCGGGCAAGTTCCACGCGGCGCGCACGAGCGATGACATCGTGCTCTCGACCTTCGACACCACGAGCTATCGCATGTCGGGCGTGATCGCGCGGTACAACTCGGCACGCTTCTGGACCGAGCACCTGTTCAGTCCCGACGCCGACAACCTGTGCGTGCGGCCGGGCATGAGCGTGGACGAAGCGTTTGCCACGGCGGTGTCGAACCTGCTCGGCGGGCAGAACCTTTTCCTTGGCGACGACCTGCGCGCGCTCGATCCAGAGCGCGAGGCGATGGTGCTGGACGGTGACTTGATCGGCCTCGCGGACGAGCCGGGACCGACGCTGCCGCTCGATTTGTTCGACGAGGCGATGGACGCGCCGAGTTACTTCCTTCCGCAGGATTGGGTCGTACGCAACAGCCGCACGCCCGCCGTGTGGGTGCGAGGCGACGTGATGGCCGTCGTCAACTTTTCATCCGCGTCGCTGGCCCGACGAGTGCTCGCGACGGATCTGGGTTTCGACACGGCCGATCGGGTGCGTCTGACGAATCTGGAAACGGGCGAGACGATCGAGGATCAAAACGCCGTGGGTGTGTCGGTGCCGGGACGGCGCGCGATGCTGTTCCGGTTCGAGCGCGCACCATGA
- a CDS encoding alpha-galactosidase produces MENLSSRIRVEAGAAGVSLRGAGSMSAAITQASCGFEIAGKGRAKAPVIVARFPEVWDIDGGMELRALVPQQSGGAIRLRWRFRERGGGVSVTLVLTNDTATTIRLARLIPFSCDAAGGGSLEVGQIANWSFFRMGWQSWSATRSYRMFEAPARPRLTFLREMEENPANPTSGEPGEYVSEQMAMLADVTSHASVAIGFLGAKAGFGDIRLRIEPGGPRFAQLVASYHRDGVECEPGGVVESEPLWIAISQTPDLAARQWALESGTHLEARVPPSSPVGWCSWYHYFTKIDEVEMERNLRLVRDARKWIPFTLMQLDDGWQREVGDWLEVNDKFPSGIAPLMKQIDDAALTPGLWIAPFLARPGSKLFRRHRDWFIKDTRGRPRSAGWNPMWGGRVYALDPTHPDVQDWLVRVFRTIRREWGARFIKIDFCYAAALPGVRHDPRSTRASALRLGLETIREAVGDDTFILGCGCPLQTAVGIVDAMRIGCDVTPAWANRRLRRAARDENLLSSEHALRNVLTRSFLHGAWWVNDPDCLMIRREKSALTDDEVRAMASVYAISGGMLLVSDDMSLLEPDRIELASAAADLRTPGCRVPELMSSAFPETAVAELPFGYLMLVANWSDDPVHKRVNLAAFIPSFALAAARTATEVWSRQTLHIRGGEVDLGVLPPHAARLIFVDLPMAI; encoded by the coding sequence ATGGAGAACCTGTCGTCCCGGATTCGCGTGGAAGCCGGCGCGGCGGGCGTGAGCCTGCGCGGCGCGGGAAGCATGTCCGCGGCGATCACGCAGGCGAGTTGCGGATTCGAAATCGCCGGCAAGGGCCGGGCGAAGGCGCCCGTCATCGTCGCGCGATTCCCCGAGGTCTGGGATATCGACGGCGGGATGGAACTGCGCGCGCTGGTTCCGCAGCAATCCGGCGGCGCGATCCGGCTGCGCTGGCGTTTTCGCGAGCGCGGCGGCGGCGTGTCCGTCACGCTCGTGTTGACCAACGATACCGCAACCACCATTCGACTCGCGCGCCTCATCCCATTCTCTTGCGATGCGGCGGGCGGCGGTTCGCTCGAAGTGGGTCAGATCGCCAACTGGTCGTTCTTCCGCATGGGCTGGCAGTCGTGGTCGGCGACGCGCTCGTACCGCATGTTTGAAGCCCCCGCGCGTCCGCGACTGACGTTTCTGCGCGAAATGGAGGAGAACCCGGCGAATCCGACCAGCGGAGAGCCGGGGGAATACGTCTCCGAGCAGATGGCGATGCTGGCAGATGTCACGTCGCACGCTTCCGTGGCCATCGGGTTTCTCGGGGCCAAGGCGGGTTTCGGAGACATCCGGCTGCGCATCGAGCCCGGCGGACCGCGGTTCGCGCAACTGGTTGCGTCGTACCACCGCGACGGCGTCGAGTGCGAACCCGGCGGCGTGGTCGAATCCGAGCCGCTGTGGATCGCGATCTCGCAGACGCCCGATCTCGCCGCGCGGCAATGGGCGCTCGAGTCGGGTACGCATCTCGAAGCGCGCGTGCCGCCGTCGTCGCCGGTGGGCTGGTGCTCCTGGTATCACTACTTCACAAAGATCGACGAAGTCGAAATGGAGCGGAACCTGCGCCTCGTCCGCGACGCGCGCAAGTGGATTCCCTTCACGCTCATGCAGCTCGACGACGGATGGCAGCGCGAGGTCGGCGACTGGCTCGAGGTCAACGACAAGTTCCCGTCGGGCATTGCGCCGCTGATGAAACAGATCGACGACGCCGCGCTGACGCCCGGCCTCTGGATCGCTCCGTTTCTCGCACGCCCCGGTTCCAAGCTCTTCCGCCGGCATCGCGACTGGTTCATCAAGGACACTCGCGGCCGACCGCGCAGCGCGGGGTGGAACCCGATGTGGGGCGGGCGCGTGTACGCCCTCGATCCCACGCATCCCGACGTGCAGGACTGGCTCGTGCGCGTGTTCCGGACCATCCGGCGCGAGTGGGGCGCGAGGTTCATCAAGATCGACTTCTGCTACGCGGCGGCGCTGCCCGGGGTGCGTCACGATCCGCGCTCGACGCGCGCATCGGCGCTGCGCCTCGGTCTCGAGACGATTCGCGAGGCCGTCGGCGACGACACGTTCATCCTCGGATGCGGCTGCCCGCTTCAGACCGCCGTGGGGATCGTCGACGCGATGCGTATCGGCTGCGACGTGACTCCCGCCTGGGCCAATCGGCGGTTGCGCCGCGCGGCCCGCGACGAGAATCTGCTGTCCAGCGAACACGCCCTGCGCAACGTGCTCACGCGTTCGTTCCTGCACGGCGCCTGGTGGGTGAACGACCCCGACTGTCTCATGATCCGCCGCGAAAAAAGCGCACTCACCGACGACGAGGTGCGCGCGATGGCATCGGTGTACGCGATCAGCGGCGGCATGCTGCTCGTCTCCGACGACATGAGCCTGCTCGAACCCGATCGCATCGAACTGGCGTCGGCGGCCGCGGATCTTCGCACGCCCGGTTGCCGTGTGCCCGAACTCATGTCGTCCGCGTTCCCCGAGACTGCGGTGGCGGAGCTGCCCTTCGGGTACCTCATGCTGGTGGCGAACTGGTCGGACGACCCGGTTCACAAGCGCGTCAATCTCGCCGCGTTCATCCCGTCTTTTGCCCTCGCCGCCGCCCGCACCGCCACGGAGGTCTGGTCGCGTCAGACACTCCACATCCGGGGCGGCGAGGTGGATCTCGGCGTGCTCCCGCCGCACGCGGCGCGACTGATCTTTGTCGATCTGCCGATGGCGATCTGA
- a CDS encoding phosphatase PAP2 family protein, which translates to MTHTPAWDLSLFRLVNGRWTCAVMDWIAPAFQPSWVAVAPAVALAAWIWRKGGADGRRAVFAALAAVALADLFAAQILKPWIERPRPSIALDGVRLLVGKKSGFGFPSNHAANLAAAATAVALLARRFAWPLAALAVFVGYTRAYVGVHYPLDVLGGWCVGIVAGTIAAMAVDRVWKPRSAPTGRDESVP; encoded by the coding sequence ATGACGCACACCCCCGCCTGGGATCTCTCGCTCTTTCGACTGGTGAACGGCCGCTGGACCTGCGCCGTCATGGACTGGATCGCTCCCGCGTTCCAGCCGTCGTGGGTTGCCGTCGCGCCCGCCGTCGCGCTGGCGGCGTGGATCTGGCGAAAGGGCGGCGCGGACGGACGGCGCGCGGTGTTCGCGGCGCTCGCCGCCGTGGCGCTGGCCGATCTGTTCGCGGCTCAGATCCTCAAACCATGGATCGAACGTCCGCGCCCATCCATCGCGCTCGATGGCGTGCGCCTGCTCGTCGGCAAGAAGTCCGGGTTCGGATTTCCCAGCAATCACGCGGCGAATCTCGCCGCGGCGGCGACCGCCGTCGCCCTGCTCGCGCGGCGTTTCGCGTGGCCGCTCGCGGCGCTCGCCGTGTTCGTGGGATACACCCGCGCGTACGTCGGCGTGCACTACCCGCTCGATGTCCTCGGCGGCTGGTGCGTGGGCATCGTCGCCGGGACGATCGCGGCGATGGCGGTCGACCGGGTGTGGAAGCCGCGAAGTGCTCCGACCGGGCGCGACGAATCCGTGCCCTGA